From the Clostridiales bacterium FE2011 genome, one window contains:
- a CDS encoding peptide ABC transporter substrate-binding protein — protein sequence MKKLTAILLSIMMLLACVVTASADDASYLGVMLGTNVMSLDTNLATDGDSFEVIADCIDGLMQMDKDGAAVPALAESFDVSDDGLTYTFHLRDAKWNNGTPVTANDFVFAWRRIAKEAGEYAYMLDEIGNIKGAAEIISGSEADLTTLAVSAPDDKTFVVELNVPVSFFPSLMYFPTFYPINEEFYNSLADGTYGTSPETFLSNGAFVLESYTPGTANLSVKKNPDYWDADRVKLAGINYQVVGSSDNALTAFRNKTLDVVMVSGNQVDAAKKDATLAENLKVTGAGYMWYLSFSQTEKNAEGGMLANANLRLAISNAIDRENLVDNYVMDGSLATYTAVPPQFAASSTTGEDFSANQDAFIDYVGYNPEKAAEYLEAAKAELGKDSFSFTMIYGNNEGDEVQKVAQAIKEDVEDALPGVEINLQSMTKAERLDKMQNDNYDIALTRWGPDYADPMTYLGMWVTNNSNNYGFWSNAEFDQLIADCTTGAYISDYDARWEAMFKAETIVMQEAVIAPLYTKANANLITAGVEGIDFHPVALNRVYKDTTK from the coding sequence ATGAAGAAACTGACTGCAATCCTGTTGTCCATCATGATGCTCCTGGCCTGCGTTGTTACGGCTTCTGCCGACGATGCCAGCTATCTGGGCGTTATGCTGGGTACGAACGTCATGTCCCTGGACACCAACCTGGCGACTGACGGTGACTCTTTTGAAGTGATCGCTGACTGTATCGACGGTCTGATGCAGATGGACAAGGACGGCGCGGCCGTACCTGCCCTTGCTGAAAGCTTCGACGTAAGCGATGACGGACTGACCTACACCTTCCACCTGCGGGACGCCAAGTGGAACAACGGCACGCCCGTGACGGCCAATGACTTCGTTTTCGCCTGGCGGCGGATCGCGAAGGAAGCCGGCGAATATGCCTACATGCTGGATGAAATCGGCAACATCAAGGGTGCCGCCGAAATCATCAGCGGCAGCGAAGCTGACCTGACCACCCTGGCTGTCAGCGCTCCGGACGACAAGACCTTTGTCGTGGAACTGAACGTTCCTGTTTCTTTCTTCCCGAGCTTGATGTATTTCCCCACCTTCTATCCGATTAACGAAGAGTTCTACAACAGCCTGGCGGACGGCACCTACGGCACCAGCCCTGAGACCTTCCTCAGCAACGGCGCTTTCGTGCTGGAAAGCTACACCCCCGGCACCGCGAACCTGAGCGTGAAGAAGAATCCCGATTACTGGGATGCTGACCGCGTAAAGCTGGCCGGTATCAACTACCAGGTGGTCGGCTCCTCCGACAACGCCCTGACCGCTTTCCGTAACAAGACGCTGGACGTCGTTATGGTTTCCGGCAACCAGGTTGACGCTGCCAAGAAGGACGCCACCCTGGCTGAGAACCTGAAAGTGACCGGTGCCGGCTACATGTGGTACCTGTCCTTCAGCCAGACCGAAAAGAACGCTGAAGGCGGCATGCTGGCGAACGCCAACCTGCGCCTGGCCATCAGCAACGCTATCGACCGTGAGAACCTGGTTGACAACTACGTGATGGATGGCTCCCTGGCCACCTATACCGCAGTGCCCCCGCAGTTCGCGGCCAGCAGCACCACCGGCGAAGACTTCTCCGCCAATCAGGATGCCTTCATCGACTATGTGGGCTACAACCCCGAGAAGGCTGCTGAATACCTTGAAGCGGCTAAGGCCGAACTGGGCAAGGACAGCTTCAGCTTCACAATGATCTACGGCAACAACGAAGGCGACGAAGTGCAGAAGGTTGCCCAGGCCATCAAGGAAGACGTTGAAGACGCACTGCCCGGCGTGGAAATCAACCTGCAGAGCATGACCAAAGCTGAGCGCCTGGACAAGATGCAGAACGATAACTACGACATCGCCCTGACCCGCTGGGGTCCGGACTACGCCGATCCCATGACCTACCTGGGTATGTGGGTGACCAACAACTCCAACAACTATGGCTTCTGGTCCAACGCTGAATTCGATCAGCTGATCGCGGACTGCACCACCGGCGCTTACATCTCTGACTATGATGCCCGCTGGGAAGCCATGTTCAAAGCTGAAACGATCGTGATGCAGGAGGCGGTTATTGCCCCGCTGTACACCAAGGCCAACGCCAACCTGATCACTGCCGGCGTCGAAGGAATCGATTTCCATCCCGTCGCGCTGAACCGTGTTTATAAGGATACGACGAAGTAA
- a CDS encoding folate family ECF transporter S component encodes MQNNIKLFDTPFSKEYWKQAASELKNTKTLIFAALMIALRIALKSVSIYIAADLRISIEFLVNALGAMTFGPVVAIAGAAVSDTLGALLFPSGPYFFLFIFTEIAGSLVFALFFYRTRISVTKVILSRFCTNFFVNIVLQTPIMYLYYQMMLGKTYKIFNLPRMIKNLVLFPVESLLLVLFLRALIPPLKSLGYKVSDISNLHFTKKNIVTLVILTIIGVAAVVIYVLTK; translated from the coding sequence ATGCAAAATAATATCAAACTGTTTGATACTCCCTTCAGTAAGGAATACTGGAAGCAGGCGGCTTCAGAGCTGAAGAACACCAAAACACTGATTTTCGCCGCACTGATGATCGCGCTTCGCATTGCACTGAAATCGGTCAGTATTTATATTGCGGCTGATCTCAGAATCAGTATTGAATTCCTGGTAAATGCCCTCGGCGCGATGACCTTCGGACCAGTGGTTGCCATTGCCGGCGCTGCGGTATCGGACACGCTGGGTGCGCTTCTGTTCCCGTCAGGGCCCTACTTCTTTCTGTTCATCTTTACGGAGATAGCAGGATCGCTGGTATTCGCACTCTTCTTCTACAGGACAAGGATTTCTGTGACAAAGGTTATCCTGTCCCGCTTCTGCACAAACTTTTTCGTCAACATTGTGCTGCAGACTCCCATCATGTATCTGTATTACCAGATGATGCTGGGGAAAACCTATAAGATTTTCAATCTGCCGAGAATGATCAAGAACCTGGTTCTGTTTCCCGTTGAATCATTGCTTCTTGTATTGTTCCTGCGCGCGTTAATTCCGCCCCTCAAGAGCCTGGGATATAAAGTCAGCGATATATCAAACCTGCATTTTACCAAAAAGAATATTGTGACTTTGGTCATTCTGACTATCATAGGAGTAGCTGCTGTTGTGATTTATGTGCTGACCAAATAA
- a CDS encoding OmpA family protein translates to MARQRIHNRRAGRGSSGTGASWISYSDMMAALLLIFVLVLTYSLYQYFTMLETKTKELNDQQIVLDQQAIDLQLARDELDSKEARLVIIQGDLDALKVKLDDQEKTLSDLQIVLSSKEADLEAATIKLQEQKDLLNAQALRIDNLIGIRTTMIQDLSSSLAAANLKAAVDPNSGDIMLDSAVFFETGSAEIRQEGKDLLDRFIPVYLDVLLRDTYSDYLGEIIIEGHTDSKGSYESNLKLSQNRALQVALYCLKMPSLTAEQKQQLQKILTAKGRSYADLIYVNGVEDAEASRRVEFKFSLKDSEMIDEMNRILSGN, encoded by the coding sequence ATGGCACGTCAACGCATCCATAACCGGCGGGCCGGCCGGGGTTCCTCCGGGACCGGTGCCAGCTGGATCAGCTATTCCGATATGATGGCGGCCCTGCTGCTTATCTTCGTGCTGGTCCTGACCTACAGTCTCTATCAGTATTTCACCATGCTGGAGACCAAGACAAAGGAACTGAATGACCAGCAGATTGTGCTGGACCAGCAGGCCATTGACCTGCAGCTGGCCCGGGATGAGCTGGATTCCAAGGAGGCCCGCTTGGTCATTATCCAGGGCGATCTGGACGCCCTGAAAGTAAAGCTGGATGATCAGGAGAAAACCCTGTCCGACCTGCAGATCGTACTTTCCTCCAAGGAAGCGGATCTGGAAGCAGCTACCATAAAGCTGCAGGAGCAGAAAGACCTCCTGAATGCCCAGGCCCTCCGTATTGATAACCTCATTGGTATCCGTACCACCATGATTCAGGATCTGTCCAGTTCCCTGGCTGCGGCCAACCTGAAGGCCGCCGTGGATCCGAACAGCGGTGATATCATGCTGGACAGTGCAGTCTTCTTTGAAACCGGCAGCGCGGAAATCCGTCAGGAAGGTAAAGATCTGCTGGATCGCTTCATTCCTGTTTATCTGGACGTCCTGCTGCGGGATACCTACTCTGATTATCTCGGTGAAATCATCATCGAAGGCCATACAGACTCCAAGGGCTCCTACGAATCCAACCTGAAACTGAGCCAGAACCGTGCCCTGCAGGTGGCCCTGTACTGCCTGAAGATGCCGTCCCTGACGGCTGAGCAGAAACAGCAGCTGCAGAAAATCCTGACAGCAAAGGGCCGCAGCTATGCTGACCTGATTTATGTCAACGGTGTCGAGGACGCGGAAGCCTCCCGTCGTGTTGAATTCAAATTCAGCCTGAAGGATTCCGAAATGATTGATGAAATGAACCGCATCCTCTCCGGTAATTAA
- a CDS encoding NAD-dependent protein deacylase, producing the protein MPYDALQQMVSDAHAIVFFGGAGVSTESGIPDFRSVDGLYNQKYDYPPETILSHTFFMKKPEAFFRFYRDKMLPLDAKPNKAHLKLAEWEKEGKLLAVVTQNIDGLHQAAGSKKVYELHGSVHRNYCMKCGKFFPPEYIRDSKDEIPVCPCGGRIKPDVVLYEEGLDNDVVSGAVHAISKADLLIVAGTSLTVYPAAGLIRYFRGKHMVLINRDATPMDYECDLVIHDKVGEVLSSLT; encoded by the coding sequence ATGCCATATGACGCCCTTCAACAGATGGTCTCCGATGCCCATGCTATCGTCTTCTTCGGTGGTGCCGGCGTTTCCACGGAAAGCGGCATCCCGGATTTCCGCAGCGTGGACGGACTCTATAATCAGAAGTATGATTACCCGCCGGAAACCATTCTTTCTCACACCTTCTTTATGAAGAAGCCGGAAGCTTTCTTCCGTTTCTACCGGGATAAGATGCTGCCACTTGACGCCAAGCCCAACAAGGCGCACCTGAAGCTCGCCGAGTGGGAAAAGGAAGGCAAGCTCCTGGCTGTCGTCACCCAGAACATTGACGGCCTGCATCAGGCAGCCGGCAGCAAAAAAGTCTATGAACTCCATGGCAGCGTCCACCGGAACTACTGCATGAAGTGCGGCAAGTTCTTCCCGCCGGAATATATCCGGGATAGCAAGGATGAGATTCCCGTCTGCCCCTGCGGCGGCCGGATCAAACCGGATGTGGTTCTCTATGAGGAAGGTCTGGATAACGACGTGGTCTCCGGTGCGGTTCACGCCATTTCCAAGGCAGATCTCCTCATCGTTGCCGGTACCAGCCTGACCGTCTATCCCGCCGCCGGACTGATCCGCTATTTCCGCGGCAAGCATATGGTACTCATCAACCGGGATGCCACCCCCATGGACTACGAATGTGACCTTGTGATCCATGATAAAGTCGGTGAGGTTCTTTCTTCCCTCACCTGA
- a CDS encoding ABC transporter permease: MEKTYTPTKEDFTLLDRQDLYTDKNFASQSYWKGVAIHFFKNRRAVIGLVIVLLIILFAAIGPSLNEFGYRDIVQYRNENNKRVVAKGIAPQIPALHKLFTGEEPEGNFGSYTFLFGTDDLGRDLWTRTWYGARVSLLIAFVTIIIDMIIGMSYGLISGYFGGMTDNIMQRVVEVANSVPRLVIVSVLAIFMPKGIWLVIIALLLTEWIGMSKIARAEMLKTKEQEYVLASRTLGARNEHIIFREILPNTIGPIITQVMFSIPTAIFTEAFLSFVGVGIALPMCSVGTLIEDGFNNITTLPYQILPPIIVLALLMLGFNFIGDGLREALAPKLEDM; this comes from the coding sequence ATGGAGAAGACATATACTCCCACCAAAGAGGATTTTACCCTGCTTGACCGGCAGGATCTGTATACGGATAAAAACTTCGCCTCCCAGAGCTACTGGAAAGGCGTCGCGATTCATTTCTTCAAAAACCGCCGGGCGGTGATCGGACTTGTGATTGTACTGCTGATCATCCTGTTTGCCGCCATCGGACCGTCGCTGAATGAATTCGGATACCGGGACATCGTGCAATACCGGAACGAGAACAACAAACGCGTTGTGGCCAAGGGGATTGCCCCGCAGATTCCGGCATTGCATAAGCTGTTCACGGGAGAAGAACCGGAGGGTAACTTTGGCAGCTACACGTTCCTGTTCGGCACAGACGACCTGGGACGCGACCTGTGGACCCGCACCTGGTACGGTGCCCGGGTTTCCCTGCTGATTGCCTTCGTGACCATTATCATTGATATGATCATCGGCATGAGTTACGGCCTGATATCAGGCTATTTCGGGGGTATGACAGACAACATCATGCAGCGGGTAGTCGAGGTGGCCAACAGTGTTCCGCGGCTGGTGATTGTTTCCGTGCTGGCAATCTTTATGCCAAAGGGCATCTGGCTGGTGATTATCGCCCTGCTGCTGACCGAGTGGATCGGTATGAGCAAGATTGCCCGGGCGGAGATGCTGAAGACCAAGGAACAGGAATATGTCCTGGCCAGCCGGACACTGGGTGCCCGGAACGAACACATCATCTTCCGGGAGATCCTGCCCAACACCATCGGGCCGATCATTACCCAGGTGATGTTCTCCATCCCGACGGCTATCTTTACCGAAGCGTTCCTGAGCTTTGTCGGCGTCGGCATTGCACTGCCCATGTGCTCTGTCGGTACCCTGATTGAAGACGGCTTCAACAACATCACGACGCTGCCTTATCAGATCCTGCCGCCGATCATTGTGCTGGCCCTTCTGATGCTTGGATTCAACTTCATCGGCGACGGACTGCGCGAAGCGCTGGCTCCGAAGCTGGAAGATATGTGA
- a CDS encoding ABC transporter permease — protein sequence MIKYTLKRIGMALLTLLIITFLLFVLVRIMPGNPFPSERMSAEQIQNKRAEMGLDDPILTQFIRYMGNVLHGDFGKGTSLYYGAPISTVLSTAISNSFRIGGIAVLLGSLVGLLLGITAALNRGKFLDGFCTVFSILGVCVPSYVFLIFLQYTFSFKIPFFPYFFDANRFLFSSVIPSVSLSLFTMSTIARFTRNEMVDVFDSDYVRLAESKGMYGRNLVMKHVLRNALIPIVTVLAPLIVDLLTGALVVEKIYGINGIGKLMVDAIAGEGIDYNYVLALGILYSALYIGIMLVVDLLYGVLDPRIRVSAKGKEA from the coding sequence ATGATCAAGTATACGCTCAAGCGGATCGGTATGGCCCTGCTGACGCTGCTTATAATCACTTTTCTGCTGTTTGTACTGGTGCGCATTATGCCGGGAAATCCTTTCCCCTCTGAGCGCATGAGTGCTGAACAGATCCAGAACAAGCGGGCTGAGATGGGACTGGATGATCCGATCCTGACCCAGTTTATCCGGTATATGGGGAATGTGCTGCACGGAGATTTCGGAAAAGGAACCTCCCTGTATTACGGTGCCCCGATCAGTACGGTGCTGAGCACGGCGATCTCCAATTCCTTCCGCATCGGCGGCATAGCGGTACTGCTGGGCTCGCTGGTGGGACTGCTGCTGGGGATTACGGCCGCACTGAACCGGGGGAAATTCCTGGACGGATTCTGTACCGTATTCTCAATCCTGGGCGTATGCGTGCCGAGCTACGTATTCCTGATTTTCCTTCAGTATACGTTCTCCTTTAAGATCCCGTTCTTTCCTTATTTCTTTGACGCGAACCGATTCCTGTTCTCCTCGGTTATCCCATCGGTCTCGCTTTCGCTGTTTACGATGTCCACGATTGCCCGTTTCACCCGGAACGAAATGGTGGACGTGTTTGACAGCGACTATGTGCGGCTGGCCGAATCGAAGGGCATGTATGGCCGGAACCTGGTGATGAAGCACGTGCTCCGGAATGCCCTGATCCCGATTGTAACAGTGCTGGCTCCGCTGATTGTGGATCTGCTGACAGGCGCACTGGTAGTGGAGAAGATCTACGGCATCAACGGTATCGGCAAACTCATGGTGGACGCGATTGCCGGAGAAGGTATTGACTACAACTATGTGCTGGCGCTGGGCATCCTGTACTCCGCCCTGTATATCGGCATCATGCTGGTGGTTGACCTGCTTTACGGCGTACTGGATCCCCGGATCCGTGTGTCCGCCAAGGGAAAGGAGGCGTGA
- the asd gene encoding aspartate-semialdehyde dehydrogenase, whose protein sequence is MNQYRVGIIGATGMVGQRFITLLKDHPWFKVTCLAASARSAGKTYKEAMGDRWAFDWPIPDYAADMVIVDASDIDAVGEKVDFCFCAVDMKKDEIRALEENYAKHEIPIISNNSACRGVEDVPMVVPEINADHLAVIETQRKRLGSKYGFIAVKPNCSIQSYVPALTPLLEFEPTQVSVCTYQAISGASKTFKTWPEMVDNVIPYIGGEDEKSELEPLKLWGHLEDKGNGPVIVNAAEPVIGAQCLRVACSDGHMAAVSVNFRKKVTKEQILEKWANFETEAQRLELPSAPKPFLQYFEDPSRPQTRLDRDFQNGFGVSIGRLREDKIFDWKFVCLSHNTIRGAAGGGMLTAELLCRKGYIVAKK, encoded by the coding sequence ATGAATCAGTATCGCGTTGGAATCATCGGAGCCACCGGTATGGTGGGACAGCGTTTTATCACCCTGCTGAAGGATCATCCCTGGTTTAAAGTGACCTGCCTGGCGGCTTCCGCCCGCAGTGCCGGTAAAACCTATAAAGAAGCAATGGGTGACCGCTGGGCCTTCGACTGGCCGATCCCGGACTATGCCGCGGATATGGTGATTGTTGACGCGTCCGATATCGACGCAGTGGGCGAGAAGGTTGACTTCTGCTTCTGTGCCGTGGATATGAAGAAGGACGAGATCCGCGCGCTGGAAGAAAACTATGCGAAGCACGAGATCCCGATCATCAGCAACAACAGCGCCTGCCGCGGTGTTGAAGACGTGCCCATGGTGGTGCCGGAAATCAATGCCGATCACCTGGCTGTGATTGAAACACAGCGGAAGCGCCTGGGCAGCAAGTACGGTTTCATCGCCGTGAAGCCCAACTGCTCCATCCAGAGCTATGTGCCTGCCCTGACCCCCCTGCTGGAGTTTGAGCCCACCCAGGTGAGCGTATGCACCTACCAGGCCATCAGCGGCGCCAGCAAGACCTTCAAGACCTGGCCGGAAATGGTGGATAACGTGATCCCCTATATCGGCGGGGAAGATGAGAAGAGCGAGCTGGAGCCCCTGAAGCTGTGGGGCCATCTGGAAGACAAGGGCAACGGTCCGGTGATCGTGAATGCGGCTGAGCCCGTGATCGGCGCACAGTGCCTGCGGGTTGCCTGCAGCGACGGCCATATGGCAGCTGTGTCCGTGAACTTCCGCAAAAAGGTGACCAAGGAGCAGATCCTGGAGAAGTGGGCCAACTTCGAGACCGAAGCCCAGCGCCTGGAGCTGCCGAGTGCCCCCAAGCCCTTCCTGCAGTACTTCGAGGATCCGTCCCGTCCCCAGACCCGTCTGGACCGGGATTTCCAGAACGGCTTTGGCGTGAGCATCGGCCGCCTGCGTGAAGACAAGATCTTTGACTGGAAGTTTGTGTGTCTGAGCCACAACACCATCCGCGGTGCCGCCGGCGGCGGAATGCTGACTGCAGAACTGCTGTGCCGGAAAGGCTATATTGTTGCCAAGAAGTAA
- a CDS encoding ABC transporter ATP-binding protein, with protein sequence MSETPKKILDIKNLDISFKTNAGIVHAIRGVSLDLCKGETVAVVGESGSGKSVTMKAAMGLLDSNAIINSGEILYTYTDKDGNEVTTDLLKLSRKELRRDINGQRIAMVFQDPMTSLDPTMTIGKQIMEGMFLHKHMEKEAARKRAIELLDLVGIPEAEKRFKNYPHQLSGGMRQRVVIAIALSADPDILICDEPTTALDVTIQARILELIMDIQKKMKLSVIYITHDLGVVAKVADYVNVMYAGKIVEVGNVNEIFYEPKHPYTWGLLSSMPDLDTDDERLYSIPGSPPNLLHEPKGDAFAARNQFAMAIDEKEEPPMFQVSRTHFAATWLLHPDAPKVEMPTELKTRIERAQKEVAKYL encoded by the coding sequence ATGAGCGAGACACCGAAGAAAATCCTCGATATCAAGAATCTGGATATCTCCTTCAAAACAAACGCCGGTATTGTGCATGCCATCCGGGGCGTCAGCCTGGACCTGTGCAAGGGTGAAACCGTGGCTGTTGTGGGTGAATCCGGCTCGGGCAAATCGGTGACCATGAAAGCCGCCATGGGCCTGCTGGACAGCAACGCCATCATCAACAGCGGAGAAATCCTGTATACCTATACGGACAAGGACGGCAACGAGGTCACCACAGACCTGCTGAAACTGAGCCGGAAGGAACTGCGCCGGGACATCAACGGACAGCGGATCGCCATGGTATTCCAGGATCCCATGACCAGCCTGGATCCTACCATGACCATCGGCAAACAGATCATGGAAGGCATGTTCCTGCACAAGCATATGGAAAAAGAAGCCGCCCGGAAGCGGGCGATTGAGCTGCTGGACCTGGTCGGTATTCCGGAAGCGGAAAAGCGGTTCAAAAACTATCCGCATCAACTGTCCGGCGGTATGCGGCAGCGGGTGGTTATCGCCATCGCCCTGAGCGCGGATCCGGACATCCTGATCTGTGACGAACCTACCACGGCACTGGACGTGACCATCCAGGCGCGCATCCTGGAACTGATCATGGATATCCAGAAGAAAATGAAGCTTTCCGTCATTTATATCACCCATGACCTGGGAGTCGTGGCCAAGGTGGCGGATTATGTGAACGTGATGTACGCCGGAAAGATCGTGGAAGTGGGCAACGTCAACGAGATCTTCTATGAGCCGAAGCATCCCTATACCTGGGGCCTGCTTTCCTCCATGCCGGACCTGGATACGGACGATGAACGCCTGTATTCCATCCCCGGAAGCCCGCCCAACCTGCTGCATGAGCCGAAGGGAGACGCTTTCGCAGCCCGGAACCAGTTTGCCATGGCAATCGACGAGAAAGAAGAGCCGCCGATGTTCCAGGTGTCACGTACGCATTTTGCAGCGACATGGCTGCTGCATCCCGACGCCCCGAAGGTTGAGATGCCCACGGAGCTGAAGACCCGGATTGAACGGGCGCAGAAGGAGGTGGCAAAATATCTATGA
- the nth gene encoding endonuclease III — MNKETKKRILDKLEEMYPEAKAELVFSNPYEMLVATMLSAQCTDKQVNKVTPAVFERWPDANAMAEARVEELFPMVKSCGFKSKAGNIIAACRIIKEQHGGQVPDTMEALTALPGVGRKTANVVMFNAFGIPAFAVDTHVFRVSNRLGLCKADTVEETERQMTKLIPKENWGRAHHWLIWHGRKLCKAQRPLCEECELSELCKYRSER; from the coding sequence ATGAACAAGGAAACTAAGAAACGGATTCTCGACAAGCTCGAGGAAATGTATCCGGAAGCGAAGGCGGAGCTGGTGTTTTCCAATCCGTATGAGATGCTTGTGGCTACTATGCTGTCAGCTCAGTGCACCGACAAGCAGGTAAACAAGGTGACTCCCGCCGTGTTTGAACGCTGGCCGGACGCGAACGCCATGGCGGAAGCCAGGGTGGAAGAACTGTTTCCTATGGTGAAAAGCTGCGGATTCAAAAGCAAGGCAGGCAATATCATCGCTGCCTGCAGGATCATCAAAGAGCAGCACGGCGGCCAGGTTCCGGATACGATGGAGGCACTGACAGCGCTGCCCGGTGTAGGCCGGAAAACAGCCAACGTGGTGATGTTCAATGCTTTCGGGATTCCCGCGTTTGCGGTGGACACCCATGTATTCCGGGTGAGCAACCGCCTGGGACTGTGCAAGGCCGATACCGTGGAGGAAACGGAAAGACAGATGACAAAGCTGATCCCCAAAGAAAACTGGGGACGTGCGCATCATTGGTTGATCTGGCATGGACGGAAGCTTTGTAAGGCGCAAAGGCCGCTGTGCGAGGAGTGCGAGCTTAGTGAGCTATGCAAATATCGTTCTGAGCGATAA
- a CDS encoding ATP-binding cassette domain-containing protein: MSEPLLRVENLKQHFRISRSYTVKAVNGVSFEIYPGETYGLVGESGSGKTTIGRSIIRLYNPTDGKIIFDGMDITGKLEGKTRETLRENMQMIFQDPMASLNPRKKVSDIIGEGLDIHHRYKSREDRAEQISAMLRKVGLSPEHASRYPHQFSGGQRQRVGIARALIMNPKLIIADECISALDVSIQAQVVNLMKDIQEETSCAYLFIAHDLSMVKYISDRIGVLHLGYLVEAGTKEEIFSNPVHPYTKSLLSAIPHPNPEVEKRRKSIAYDYASSGIDYAKGTEHSVGGTHTVLATDEEFDKWVNER, translated from the coding sequence ATGAGTGAACCGCTTCTGAGAGTGGAGAACCTGAAGCAGCACTTCAGGATTTCCCGCAGCTATACCGTTAAGGCTGTCAACGGCGTATCCTTTGAGATTTATCCCGGAGAGACCTACGGACTTGTGGGAGAATCCGGATCCGGAAAGACCACCATCGGCCGCAGCATTATCCGCCTGTACAATCCTACTGATGGAAAGATTATCTTCGACGGTATGGATATTACCGGCAAGCTGGAAGGCAAAACCAGGGAAACCCTGCGGGAGAACATGCAGATGATCTTCCAGGACCCCATGGCCTCCCTGAATCCCAGGAAAAAGGTTTCTGATATCATCGGCGAAGGCCTGGATATCCATCACCGGTACAAATCCCGGGAAGACAGGGCGGAACAGATCAGCGCCATGCTGCGGAAGGTCGGCCTGTCTCCGGAACACGCATCCCGCTATCCGCATCAGTTTTCCGGCGGACAGAGGCAGCGCGTCGGCATTGCCAGGGCCCTGATCATGAACCCCAAACTGATTATCGCTGACGAATGTATTTCCGCACTGGACGTGTCCATCCAGGCCCAGGTGGTGAACCTGATGAAGGATATCCAGGAGGAGACCTCCTGTGCCTATCTGTTCATCGCCCATGACCTGAGCATGGTGAAGTATATCTCCGACCGGATCGGCGTACTGCACCTGGGATATCTTGTGGAGGCGGGAACCAAGGAGGAGATCTTCTCCAACCCGGTTCATCCGTATACCAAATCCCTGCTGTCCGCCATTCCGCATCCGAATCCGGAAGTGGAGAAACGGCGGAAATCCATCGCCTATGACTATGCTTCCTCAGGCATTGATTATGCCAAAGGAACAGAGCATTCTGTAGGCGGAACGCATACCGTCCTGGCCACAGACGAGGAGTTTGACAAGTGGGTGAATGAGCGGTAA
- a CDS encoding DUF308 domain-containing protein, producing the protein MKNFKLFSRSKKDPDTLTARSMILPILFCLVCGLLLIFFGNLALRITAYVLAGVMILCGVWSGIVYLRSDPVRRITESRLATGLILLVAGTLLAFNPNYLEDILPFIWGLALLFGAFLKIQYAFDEKSVQVKKWWIMLIFAAFSLIVGIIALLNPAFLGENRNLVIGILLVLEAILDITVFFLLRHALKKSSQPLATVSQTFSPDEPVADPAAKEEPADAPSDASAAPAADAPTDPAPAEPEASD; encoded by the coding sequence ATGAAGAATTTCAAGCTTTTCAGTCGTAGTAAAAAAGATCCCGATACATTGACTGCCCGTTCCATGATCCTGCCGATTCTTTTCTGCCTGGTCTGCGGTTTGCTGCTGATCTTCTTCGGCAATCTCGCCCTGCGGATCACGGCTTATGTACTGGCCGGGGTCATGATTCTCTGCGGTGTCTGGTCCGGCATTGTTTATCTTCGTTCGGATCCCGTACGGCGCATTACCGAATCCCGTCTTGCCACCGGCCTGATCCTGCTGGTTGCCGGCACGCTGCTGGCTTTCAATCCTAATTATCTGGAAGACATTCTCCCCTTCATCTGGGGCCTTGCCCTCCTCTTTGGCGCTTTCCTGAAGATCCAGTATGCTTTCGATGAGAAATCCGTCCAGGTGAAAAAATGGTGGATCATGCTCATCTTTGCCGCCTTCTCCCTGATCGTCGGCATTATTGCCCTGCTGAATCCCGCCTTCCTTGGTGAAAATCGCAACCTGGTCATCGGCATCCTGCTGGTCCTGGAAGCAATCCTGGATATCACGGTCTTCTTCCTCCTGCGTCACGCCCTGAAGAAGAGCTCCCAGCCCCTGGCTACCGTCTCCCAGACCTTCTCCCCCGATGAGCCTGTCGCCGATCCCGCTGCCAAGGAAGAGCCTGCCGATGCTCCCTCTGACGCGTCGGCTGCTCCTGCTGCCGATGCTCCTACCGATCCCGCGCCTGCCGAGCCTGAAGCCAGCGATTAA